One Erythrobacter sp. SDW2 genomic region harbors:
- a CDS encoding bifunctional 2-polyprenyl-6-hydroxyphenol methylase/3-demethylubiquinol 3-O-methyltransferase UbiG, producing the protein MSERAEDYGWTAHDPGSSSYIAPEILRQLRALGAKRVLDAGCGNGSITGLLAREGFAVSGIDGDAGGIAIAQAMYPQVPFAVADFGNDGSALTGTPFDAVVSTEVVEHLYAPHELARFAWEALKPGGHFIVTTPYHGYLKNLALAALDKWDHHHTALWHGGHIKFWSRATLGQLLGAQGFEPVSFGGVGRLPYVWKSMVMTVRKPG; encoded by the coding sequence ATGAGCGAACGCGCCGAAGACTATGGCTGGACCGCGCACGATCCCGGTTCGAGCAGCTACATCGCGCCTGAAATCCTGCGTCAGTTGCGCGCGCTAGGGGCGAAAAGAGTGCTCGATGCCGGATGCGGCAATGGCTCGATCACCGGACTGCTGGCGCGCGAGGGCTTTGCCGTCAGCGGGATCGATGGCGATGCGGGCGGGATCGCTATCGCGCAGGCGATGTATCCGCAAGTGCCCTTCGCAGTCGCCGATTTCGGCAACGACGGCTCGGCGCTGACAGGAACTCCCTTCGACGCCGTGGTCAGCACCGAAGTGGTCGAACATCTCTATGCCCCGCACGAGCTGGCCCGGTTCGCCTGGGAAGCGTTGAAGCCCGGCGGGCACTTCATCGTCACCACACCCTATCACGGCTATCTCAAGAACCTCGCGCTCGCCGCGCTGGACAAATGGGACCACCACCACACCGCGTTGTGGCACGGCGGCCATATCAAGTTCTGGAGCCGCGCAACGCTGGGGCAATTGCTTGGCGCGCAGGGGTTCGAGCCGGTCAGCTTCGGCGGCGTCGGGCGATTGCCCTATGTGTGGAAGAGCATGGTCATGACCGTGCGCAAGCCGGGCTGA
- a CDS encoding NAD(P)/FAD-dependent oxidoreductase: MSHLSIAIAGCGPAGLAAALLLHRHGHDVTLFERFDEPRPIGSGLMLQPSGLAVLDALDLAPQIIAHSAPIRALHGLSQHGDIALDARYADLGVGGACGLGIHRGSLFAILYCAVQAAGIAIETGFPIARSDLTDNGRTLVSTAGATTGPFDLVVDALGTSSPLAPPCGDWLAFGALWATLRWPDDAPFDPGLLTQRYRHAHEMAGVLPTGRRVDGEHRELAFFWSLKADDYPAWQAAGLGAWKEQVLALWPECACLLEQITDPAQLTFARYAHRQVPAPVQPRLIHIGDAWHSASPQLGQGANMALLDAYGLAKGLDSDGPLQGRLEHSANLRSGHVKLYQALTWAATPLYQSERVWHALLRDLILTPAGRIPPAPRIQARLVCGLVGDPLGRLGLAMADYAALLAPTQR; the protein is encoded by the coding sequence ATGTCCCACCTCTCCATCGCCATCGCCGGATGCGGACCCGCGGGTCTCGCGGCCGCCTTGCTGCTCCACCGCCATGGCCATGACGTCACCCTGTTCGAGCGCTTCGACGAGCCGCGTCCGATCGGCTCGGGCCTGATGCTCCAGCCGAGCGGGCTGGCGGTGCTCGATGCGCTGGACCTCGCGCCGCAAATCATCGCGCATTCCGCCCCGATCCGCGCGCTCCATGGCCTCAGCCAACACGGCGATATCGCGCTCGATGCCCGCTATGCCGATCTGGGAGTGGGAGGTGCCTGCGGCCTCGGCATCCATCGCGGCAGCCTGTTCGCGATCCTCTATTGCGCGGTGCAAGCGGCGGGGATCGCCATCGAGACCGGTTTCCCCATCGCGCGATCGGATCTGACCGATAATGGGCGAACGCTGGTCTCTACCGCCGGAGCGACCACAGGGCCGTTCGACCTCGTTGTCGACGCGCTCGGCACATCATCGCCGCTCGCCCCGCCCTGCGGCGACTGGCTCGCCTTCGGTGCGCTCTGGGCAACGCTGCGCTGGCCCGATGATGCACCGTTCGATCCGGGCCTCCTGACCCAGCGTTATCGCCATGCGCACGAGATGGCGGGGGTGCTACCGACCGGCCGCAGAGTCGATGGCGAACATCGCGAGCTGGCGTTCTTCTGGTCACTCAAGGCGGACGACTATCCGGCGTGGCAAGCGGCGGGGCTTGGCGCATGGAAGGAGCAGGTGCTGGCATTGTGGCCCGAATGTGCCTGCCTGCTCGAGCAGATCACCGATCCCGCTCAGCTCACCTTCGCCCGCTACGCCCACCGGCAGGTGCCTGCGCCCGTCCAGCCCCGCCTCATTCATATCGGCGATGCCTGGCATTCCGCCAGCCCGCAACTGGGCCAAGGGGCCAATATGGCCCTGCTCGACGCCTATGGCCTGGCCAAGGGGCTGGACAGCGATGGCCCGCTGCAAGGCCGGCTGGAGCACTCCGCAAACCTTCGTTCAGGCCATGTGAAGCTCTATCAGGCGCTGACCTGGGCCGCGACGCCGCTCTACCAGTCGGAGCGCGTGTGGCACGCGCTGCTGCGCGATCTCATCCTCACCCCCGCAGGCCGCATTCCCCCTGCCCCGCGCATTCAGGCGCGGCTGGTGTGCGGGCTGGTCGGCGATCCGCTCGGGCGGTTGGGACTGGCCATGGCGGACTATGCCGCGCTGCTAGCGCCCACCCAGCGGTAA